In the Bos javanicus breed banteng chromosome 28, ARS-OSU_banteng_1.0, whole genome shotgun sequence genome, one interval contains:
- the LOC133240605 gene encoding alpha-ketoglutarate dehydrogenase component 4, whose product MMGSKMASASRVVQVVKPHTPLIRFPDRRDNPKPNVSEVLRSAGLPSHTSSISQHSKGSKSPDWLMHQGPPDTAEMIKTLPQKYRRKLVSQEEIEFIQRGGPE is encoded by the exons ATGATGGGCAGCAAGATGGCGTCTGCCAGCAGGGTCGTTCAGGTAGTCAAGCCACATACTCCATTAATAAGGTTCCCTGACAGAAGAGACAATCCTAAACCAAATGTATCAGAAGTTCTACGATCAGCAGGACTACCATCTCATACTTCTTCAATTTCACAGCATTCTAAGGGAAGTAAATCGCCAGACTGGCTGATGCATCAGGGTCCACCAGACACGGCAGAGATGATAAAAACTTTACCTCAGAAATACAGAAGGAAACTTGTGTCTCAAGAAGAAATTGAATTTATCCAA CGTGGAGGTCCAGAATAA